The nucleotide sequence ACTGAATCATATCATTTAATCTAGTGTATTTGTTTCAAAGTCGGGGAGTGGATTAAGAACTACATTAATACATACAATATTTGTTTTCGAGgatcaatcaaaattttcaataatttgatgattttgaattattctGTATTTGTTTCAAGCTTGTATAACAGTGAATAAAACTACATTacaatattttgtattttcttcgaGGGAGGATCAACCaaaattttggaaattttgatgattttgaattcTTTAGTATTTGTTTCAAACTCAAAGTACAGAATAATGAAAAAACAACATTACGACATACAATACTTGctctgaagaagaagaaggatgaatcaaaattttgggatttttgaatttCTCAGTATTTGTTTCTAACTCGAAGTACATAACAGTGAAAAAATCTACATTACGACATACAATATTTGTTCTGAAGAAGAAggatcaattaaaattttaggaATTTTGAATTTCTTAGTATTTGTTTCAAACTCAAAGAACATAACAGTGCAAAACTACATTACGACATACAATTTTTTTCtgaagaagaaggatcaatcaaaattttgaggattttgaattCTTCAGTATTGTTTCAAACTcgaaaaaacaaagaagaaaatacaTTATGACATACCTGTGTACATTTCGAAGAAGAAGAATCAATCAGTTTTTTTGGGAATTTTGCATTTTGTTTAGGTATGAATTTAGCTCTATTTGTtgatataaatgagaaataaaatttttacttttgagAGAATCGTGTTTAATTAGGCAAGAGATACTCAGTTCAACGAGAAATGCGTGATCTTTATTTTTGGCAcgactgtattcatattttatatgaatacatagtatctataaaactgaatacaacGGGTAAATCGAATACagcggctataaatggtaattatgtaaaatgtggctatggaAAATGGATTTTATAGCAAAATgctgctatttttgaaagatctcctTCTTTTTACCCCTAATAGATTAGTTACatcaatatctataatctatatctataatatattaaaaatataaagacccttagaaaagtgatttgaactttttgcccttcattaaaagacttttctttagacaaaactgtcttttcactatttttttaatttattatttaattattttttattattaactagacttcctaaaatatatgagactcctaaaatatatggtaggagaattaattaatactttcctttctactagacttcctaaaatatatgagactcctaaaatatatggtaggagaattaattaatattttcttttctattgtttaattagaaaaatacttctaaaatagaactccattaaggaaatacttctataaatattgagatatacgttaaactagagaacaaaccgatttacctattgggagaatatgattgatactcaactattatatttttttcttatagtttataggtcgtagataaatgtcggttggctttgaagaatttcttgtgtaaaggttaggtttaattgtattgttttgatatctttattatcttattattttattttaatttacagatgctagatgaatgtgggtcggctttgaaatttttttttaggtaaaggttaggtttaattgtattatcgtaatatctttattagtttgttattttgtggtagtttacagttcgtagatgaatctcgatcggctttggaaattttttgtgtgtaaaatttaagtttaattatattattttgatatcacttttatcgtattattttgttgcagtttacaggtgatagataaatattggtcggctttgataatttttttatgtaaatgttaggtttagttgtattattttgatatctctattatcatattattttgttattgtttacaggtagTATATGAGTGTCAAACGAGTTtcagaaaatttttgtgtgtaaagattaaatttaattgtattattttgatgtctctatcattatattaCTTTGTTGCAATTtgcagatggtagatgaatgcgAATcgatttttagaaatatttttgataaatgttaggtttaattaataaattctccatctttatatactcaaaaaatattatatttaattattatcttcatccttattatttaaataaatattctatttagtgtaatatttgaactcattaaagtgaggtagaCACCTAAACTAGTTATTCAAAATATCAacaagtatcaaaacaaaatcattaaCAGGAGTTTAATCAAACTGAACTCAAAAACTTTAACCAATGAGAACCAAGTATTATGCTTTCTCGATCCGGCACGCattccaaaatcaaatctcaacCGTCCAATCACAGTAGGAAAACACAGTTATCACATATATTAACCGTAGATATTGGATTATGAAAGCACAAAGATAATCATTATGAACCGTCAGATATAATTCGATACACGATCCTCAACCCCATAACCCTTATATATAAAATCTTAACCTGCAATTTCTTTGGAACTCTTTCATTCACAGAAGCAAAACCAacagagagagaagaagaagaagaaagaagaaaaagaaatttctttTGTAAGAGGtgagtcattttttttttaaatttatttaaataatatttaaataattttgaatttgttttatgttttgataTATGAAGACCAAGATCTTGatagattatgtttttttttttttttttgaaattctatggctagggtttttgtttatCTCTTGAAATTTTATGCAATTCTTTTTCTATTGGAATATTTGAAAATTCATCTTCGAATGTCTGTTTGATCACGAAATTTTAatcagattttgaaaatttaactCTCAAATAgtttttgagttcttttattttggtggattttttggGACTTTAGTTCAggaaacttcaattattttttcaagCAAAATAGGTGttcaaaatcttattttttttcccGTAGTGTCAGAGTAGATATATTATTATGGTGAAAATTTgaacttggattcttgatgtttttgataaTAActggaaaagaaaatttttaaaggAATAATTGTGTTATATCACTCTCCTAACTTTTGTAATGAAGCAATGTTAGTTTCTTCAAATTTGTAGAATTTTTATCACTGTTGTGAATTTGCATCTCTCTCTGTATCTAGTGCAAAGTGAAAACTTTCATTAGGTTTtctgcataattttataaaattgtgGTTATGCTTCCTGTATAATTGAAAAATCGACTTTTTTTGGGGGTGATTTTCATCTCAAAATTGAGTAAATGTGATGTCATATTTCTGTATTTATTGAAAATTTGTTGGATGTGTTTTTCAGATGGCTCGTACCAAGCAAACTGCTCGCAAGTCTACCGGAGGAAAGGCTCCCAGGAAGCAACTTGCCACAAAGGTACCTTTTGGCTTTTAGTTGTCTTGGTTTTCTACTAAAAatgtttgtatattttagttCTTGAACTTTTGCCTTGTATGTTTATTAGGCTGCACGTAAGTCTGCCCCTACTACTGGTGGTGTGAAGAAGCCACACAGATTTTTTAGATTATTAGGCTGCGCCTTGTCTTGGTTTTCTATTAGAAatgtttgtatattttagtttgtaaACTTTTGCCTTGTATGTTTATTAGGCTGCGCGTAAGTCTGCCCCTACTACTGGTGGTGTGAAGAAGCCACACAGATATCGTCCTGGTACTGTTGCTCTTCGGTAAGTATAGAATGATGTCTGCTAATTCAGTATGTAATGCATATGTATGTATGCTTGTTATTGAATGGGATTTTGCATTATGTAGTGAAATCCGTAAGTATCAAAAGAGTACTGAGCTCTTGATCAGGAAGCTTCCATTCCAGAGGCTGGTTCGTGAAATTGCCCAGGACTTCAAGGTAcattttatgtgttgttcagTGCTATTTGGTTCTGTATTGGTACTATTATGCTGACGATGTTGGTATTGGTATAGAAATCTAATTGATTCTTGTTTGGTGCATTGCTTTGCTTTCAGACTGATTTGCGTTTCCAGAGTCATGCTGTGCTTGCTCTACAAGAGGCTGCTGAGGCCTACTTGGTGGGTCTCTTCGAGGACACTAATCTGTGTGCCATTCATGCCAAGCGTGTGACAATCATGCCCAAGGACATTCAGCTTGCCAGGCGAATCAGGGGCGAGCGCGCTTAGTTTAACTACTGAAGTAGTAGCTTTGTTGGTtcgtatttttacttttctcGTGTGTTAGTTGAAGACAATTAAGGAATTAGTAGTAGAGCAATGTGCTTCTAAGTTTGTTTTGGTAGCTGTGGTCGTGTGCTGTAAGTTGTTCTGTTTTATGTAGGGGAAAACATGGTGAATTTTGTTTGAATCTCTATAATGTTTTGTTGTCACTCCACTGGTGTTGAACATCTCAGTATATTATGCTATTCACATTATTAGGATGAGGTGCGTACCAGTTGAGTGGTGGATGGCTTGGAGTTTGGGGTATCGAACGTGTGGACTAGGTTTCTGATGCATCTTTATATTCTGAGATGTTACTATGTTTGAAGTAAATCCAACTTTTTAAAATCCTGGTTAGAAGCTACTTTGTCAATATTGCGAACTTGCAAAAGTTGAATCTTCAAATTTGTCATCTTCTCTTTCATAGTTAAAGCTAAAGAATCTTCAATATCAAACCAGCGATTGAAACGATAACTAAATGAAGGAATTTTAGAATGTAGTAAATCTCATCCGACAAACAATAAATCCCACTATCGGTGAGGGCAATTCAGGTTGTTTACTTTGCCACCAGATTGAACCCATGGGAAAATTACGTCACAAGTTACTCcatattatacaaattaaaagTACAAGAAAAGAAGTCATGTGCACGATCTTTATGGAACTACATACCCACTACACTGCACTGGGTGATGTTGTACAGCAAGAGAATGATTCAAACAATGGACATTTTACAGAACTCATAAATTTCTTCTAGAATGTCAGCAAAATTTTATACGTTTTTGGTCAGTGTCAAATCTCTCACCAGATTTCCTAACAAATTCCCGTCAACTTCGGACTTTGTCGCAGACAGAATGTTCTCTCACGCAAATTTCGTAATTTAACACGTACATATGAAAATGTTTATCTAAACCTCTGACTCATTTTTACTGGTTGTCAATATTTTTCCTAGTGGTATCTGCGTGTACATTGTAGATTTATCTTTGAAGTTCAGAGTTTTTCTCGGATACAGTTTGTTTGTCCTTATAGTTTAAGGTTTCAATATGGGTTTATCTGTTCTCCTTTTTTCTTGCATGTTGAGTTTGCATGACAATATAGATTGAAGGTTTCGTAAATTTTGAAACATTTGTACATCTGGGGTCACTTTTGACACCGGAAGAAAAACCTTATGAACCATTTCTGATCATATATATCCAAGGTATAAAATAAGAACTTTTTTCTTTCATCCatattcttttcttcaatttttatcttAGGGATTATAAAAATTTATTCTCGAGCCGAGCGTATCAAGAATAGCCGCCTACCTTTGTAACGCCTAGGGGTAAAACTTGCGTACACTCCatctccccagactccactttgtgggactatATTAGGTATGTTGGTGTTATTGGATTATaaaagttgaatcttgattttgttttttctcttatgGAAAGTGATTTTGTCCAAAAGTTTGCATGCAACTTCTCATCATTTGTGATTATTTTTGCTTGTAGAATTGATCACTAGATGCAAAGAGCAAATGGGAACATTTGAGGAGGAGCTTAGGCAAATGAAACAGGTAGTTCACGAGGGCAATATGAAGGTAAGTGAGGGAATAAAGGAATTGCATTCTACTACTCAAGAAGAATTGTTGATTAAAGATAAGAATATAGTTTCGTTGAAGTTAACAGAGAATGATGATAATTTAAGGACATTGAAAGAGGAATTGAGTAGTGCAAAAGAGAATGAGGCTCATACAatgtatttattatctaatttCAAGAAAAGGGTTCATGAACTAGAAGCTGAAGTAGCGAATAGACGATTAACGGAGTCTAGAATATTTGATTTGTTGGTCTCAGAGACAAGGGAGTTTGAGCTAACTAAGATTGAATTTGAAGAATCCAAAATTGAGATATCTTTACTTCATGAGGAGATAAAATCACTAGTGGCGTCGTTCGAGCAAAATAGAAGACATTGTGATGGTTCTTGCGATGGGAAGATTGCTTTGGAGAAGGAACTAGGATACCTCAGGTTTCAACTTGGATTGGCGAAGGCGAATTTGGCTCAGATCCAAGAAAGAGAGAAGTTTGCTTCATCAAAGGCTAAGGCACTGAGCGATGAGATTCACTTGGTTAGAAATGAACTTAAATTAGCAAATGATGCAGAAGAAAAGAGCCAAAAGGCCATGGATGATTTAGCATTAGCATTTAAAGAAGTTGCTACTGAAGCTTATAAGGCCAAGGAGAAACTTAATGCTTCTCAATTAGAATTAGAACAAGTAAAAGAAGAGGCAGGACAATTGAAACATATGATCAGAAACACCGAGGCTGGGTATCAAAAGCTTTTGGATGAAGCGAAAAAGGACACTGAACTACATAAACAAACAGCAGACAGATTAAGACTCGAGTTTGATGAGTCACGTTTGGCTGAAAAACAGGCGAGGCTAGTCACTTGTATAAAGAAAGCTGAAGAAGAAAAAGCGGTAGCTCAGGATGAGGCTGCTAAACTCGGGGAGTCTCTAAAAGTAGCTGAGCGTATGACTAGAGCAGCAAGGAAAGAAATTTACAAATTGAGGGGCATATTGAGGCAGACTATAAATGAAGCGAACACAGCAAAAGCTGTTGCTGGCATAGCTAGAGTTGAAAACATTCAACTCAAAGATTCCAAAGCTGAAAAGGAGGAATCGATTCGTCTTCTTACTCAAGAGAGTGAACGACTTAGGATCAATGAAGTTGCCGTTCAAGAAAATATCAAGGCGTTAAAACGGTTGCTCTCTTTGTCATCACTCATAATTGAGGATAAGAAGCAAGAAGAGGAACATTATGTGGATCCCCGAATCAAGAAAACTTCCAGCCTAAATATTATTGTGAATTCgcaacaagaacaagaaaatttAGGAGCAAAAATCCAACATGAGAATACTGAAAAGGGCTCAATATTTCATATAAATGAATCACAAAAATCAGAGCTCCACGCACCAAAACACGTATCTCATCATCGGAAAGCATACTCATCTTCCTTCTCAGGTGATGGAGGAACACTAAAAACCGAAGATTTGTGCATCAAAACCGAAGATAAGGAGCAAGAAGAGGAACGATATGAGGATTCCCAAGTCGAGAAAACTTTCAGCCCCAATCATAGTGAGCTCAAGCtgcaacaagaacaagaagattTGAACGCAAAAATCCAAGATGAGGATCCTGAAAAGGCCAAGGCACTTAAGGGCTCAACATCTGATAATGAATCACCAAAATCAGAGGAAGAGCCCCATACACTATACCAGGTTCCTCGTCATCGGGGAGCATCCTCATCTTCTTCCTCAGATGATGGAGGAACACGAAAAACGGAAGGCTCTGATAGTTATGGAAGTCCtagaaggaagaaaaaaacatTGTTTCGAAGAGTTGGTGATATCATAAGGAGGAAAAGTTTTAACAAGAGGGAACCATCCACCTGATAGGCCCTTGTTTTGTAGATACAACTTGTAATTGTACAGCTATTTTCAGCATTTGGAGTTCTAATTTTTGTACACGATGCTTCATTTATCAGAGGACACAAGAAACTACAGCCTAACAACTGTGTTATTTcattcaattgttcttttaagtACTCTCACTGAAATACTAAGTGTGTCtgcaaagaaaatattaaaagaaagacatttaaataatcaaaaagataACTTTAATATAAGATAAGTTGATGAAGTAAAAAACAATCAAAGATTGTATTACTAGTGTATTTCATTGTCTCTTCAAATTGAAAACTAACGATAAAGATGTGATTCACGTATTTTTGAACTACAATATTGCATTGCAATCTCAAGCTCTTAGTGTGGTGTCCGTGAAAGAATGCTAACTTATGTGTACCTCGACTAATCCACGGGGTACCTGCTACCTCTCACCAATACAAGTATTGAATAACTCTATTCAACAATACTTGGACAAACTGGAAGAATTTACCTAGTGCTTTCTTCTCTACCGAGATTTTAACCTGAAACTTCATGATTCCAGAAAGGAAAAATTGCACAACATAGAAAACATAAGTCCTTAATTACCTCATATGGTTAAagcttaaattttaaattaggaAAAGATATTCTCTCACATAATGCTATTTTTATTGCTGATTTAAACTTAGGCAAAGCCCTTAGATTTCTCATGTTCACTTTGCTCTTTcttaacttcttaattttttcatcCCCAGTAACAGTTTGTTTGGATGGTAGGTTTGCCATGATTTCATAATGTACGATATAGTATGATATTTTATTGTACAATATAATACACTATAATGTCTGGATGAACTGTATGATTCACGATTGTTTAATAACagttttattatttggtttgacgGTATGGTACTATATCATAACtagtaagtttactaaaatgccctAAATTATTATAagtgttaaatttatcaataattgttaataaaataattttcttcctgcTAATCTGtcacaaattatgtcatgtaaatatattaagttattaaattcatataaattttaaCAAAACCAATATaagagtagatcaaaataaatgcAATCGAATTCGTTTTTTATAGtaacaattattttcttttggtgtttCGAAACGTGACCACCAATAACAAGTACAAAGTTTGGATGCATCTTTTGTGTATGCTGTGGGTGTGTTCGGTTTGGAATACaataaaaattctagaaaaacaaattgtttcttacttattttcttgtgttcgttacgcaaatagaaaaatattttttaaaaatatttgtttatatttaacacaaaacaatGAGAATGAATAGGATAAgcggggtggggtaagaaaaaattatgaatctTTTGTTAAGAAAGAATTTGGGGGTGGGGTAGTGGAGTGAGGGATCAAGGGTAGGAGTAGGGGTAGGTTAagaaaaaatttttgaatttttttggtggGTGGGGGGCTAGTAGGAGGTGGTGAtggggtaagaattttttttataaaactttttaaaaactaaaaaatttagtTCGGGAGAGGAGTTGGTAAgtggtggggtaagaaaaaatttcaattttttttcaaaaaaatgggGTGAAGGTTTGGTAAGGGGTGGGGTCGGGGTCAGGGTAGGGgtgagataagaaaaaaatttaaaattttctaaaaaaataaatttttggggtgggggaggggggatGGGGGATGGGGAGGGGAGCGGTGGCTCGTGAGGGTCGGGATCGGGATAGgaggtggagttaaataatataggtaaagggtaaaatagaattATATAATATTAACTAAGGGcataattggaaaaaaataaacaaactatgGGATACCACAAAATCGATGGTTACCTAAAGTGAGAGTTTTCATGGTtatcaaaccatgaaattaaaccATATCATACCATACATTT is from Capsicum annuum cultivar UCD-10X-F1 chromosome 5, UCD10Xv1.1, whole genome shotgun sequence and encodes:
- the LOC107870978 gene encoding histone H3.3; translation: MARTKQTARKSTGGKAPRKQLATKAARKSAPTTGGVKKPHRYRPGTVALREIRKYQKSTELLIRKLPFQRLVREIAQDFKTDLRFQSHAVLALQEAAEAYLVGLFEDTNLCAIHAKRVTIMPKDIQLARRIRGERA
- the LOC107871974 gene encoding WEB family protein At3g02930, chloroplastic-like, with amino-acid sequence MGTFEEELRQMKQVVHEGNMKVSEGIKELHSTTQEELLIKDKNIVSLKLTENDDNLRTLKEELSSAKENEAHTMYLLSNFKKRVHELEAEVANRRLTESRIFDLLVSETREFELTKIEFEESKIEISLLHEEIKSLVASFEQNRRHCDGSCDGKIALEKELGYLRFQLGLAKANLAQIQEREKFASSKAKALSDEIHLVRNELKLANDAEEKSQKAMDDLALAFKEVATEAYKAKEKLNASQLELEQVKEEAGQLKHMIRNTEAGYQKLLDEAKKDTELHKQTADRLRLEFDESRLAEKQARLVTCIKKAEEEKAVAQDEAAKLGESLKVAERMTRAARKEIYKLRGILRQTINEANTAKAVAGIARVENIQLKDSKAEKEESIRLLTQESERLRINEVAVQENIKALKRLLSLSSLIIEDKKQEEEHYVDPRIKKTSSLNIIVNSQQEQENLGAKIQHENTEKGSIFHINESQKSELHAPKHVSHHRKAYSSSFSGDGGTLKTEDLCIKTEDKEQEEERYEDSQVEKTFSPNHSELKLQQEQEDLNAKIQDEDPEKAKALKGSTSDNESPKSEEEPHTLYQVPRHRGASSSSSSDDGGTRKTEGSDSYGSPRRKKKTLFRRVGDIIRRKSFNKREPST